The genomic DNA CGAACGCGCACGACGTGCCCTTGAAGAACCCATGGTCGAACGATGCGTCGACCTTATATATCTCTGCCACGAGACACCCCCGTTTGAAACACGCAGCGCGTCTCGAACCGAGCGCGCCCCTCGTCGTACGCGTACAGCGCGACGAGCTTGTTGTCGGTCAGCACGGCCACGAGCTCGCCGTCGCGCGGCGGCTCGCAGCTTTCGCGCACGCCCGCGGTGCAGGCGCACATCTCGATGGCGGACGTCGTCCTCCTGCGCTCGAACAGCGGAAGCTCCGCAGCCGGAAGCTGCGCCCCGTTCGCCACCTTCTTCGCCAGATCGCCCTGCGCATAGGAGAACCGCACGCCCAGCAGGCGCACCGGATCGAGCGCAGCGCGGTCCTTGAGGTCGGCCAAGGTCTCCAGGCTCACGCACTCTTCAAGCGTGAGCAGCCCCAGCTCGGTGCGCTCGAGCGCGGCCACGTGCGCCGGGCATCCCAGCGCCACGCCCGCGTCGCGCGCGAGCGAGCGGATGTAGGTGCCCTTCGACACCTCGAACGACACGTCCCACGAGGGAAGCTCTTCCCCGTCCCCTTCGTGCACACCTAGCAACCGCGCGTCGTACACCTCGATGTCGCGCGGCGCGAGGTCGATGATGTTGCCGGCGCGCGCGGCCTCGTAGGACTTTTTCCCGTTCACCTTGATGGCCGAGTACGCCGGCGGCATCTGCTTGCGTCTGCCCACGAGGCTCGCCACGAATGCGGCAGCGAACTCCGGATCCAGCACGCGGTCGGGCACCTCGCCCGTGCGCACCACCGTTCCAGCGGCGTCGTCGGTGTCGGTGCCCGCACCGAACGCGATGGACACGCGATAGCGTTTGTCGTGCCCGGTCAGATACGCGCCCAGACGCGTCGCCGGACCCACGCAGATGGGAAGCACGCCGGTAGCCATCGGATCGAGCGTACCCGTGTGCCCGACGCGACGTTCTCCGAAGATGGAGCGACAGCGGTTCACCACGTCATGGGAGCTCATGCCGGCAGGCTTGTTCACCCCGACGACCAGCGACAGCCCCGATAGCCCCCGTTTCACGCGCGGCACGCCCCCTCCTCATCCGAGGCGAACGTCGCGGCAAGCGCCTCGTCGACCAAACGACGGGCTTCGTCGAGGGTGCAGGAAAGCGTGAACCCAGCCGCCGCCACATGCCCTCCCCCGCCGAACGAGCGCGCGACGGCCGCCACGTCGGTGTCGTCCTTGGCGCGCAGGCTGCCGCGCACCACGTCGCCCTGCTCGCGCAGCATGCAGGCCACGCGCACGCCCGCCACCGAGCGCAGCGCGTCGATGATGGGCTCGGCGTCCGCCTTGACCGCGCCCGTTGCCTCGAAGTCGTCACAGGAAAGCCAGCTCAACGCATAGGCTCCGCCCGCGCCGAACGTCATGCGCTCGACAGCTATGCCCTCGAGCCGCACGGACGGCAGCGTCCGGTTCTGGAAGATGGCGCGCGACACCGACGCCGGGTCGGCGCCCGCCTCCACCATCTCGGATGCAGCGCGCATGGCAGCCGCATCGGTGTTCTGGTACTGGAAGCGCCCCGTGTCGGTGACGAGGCCCGTGTAGCAGCACTGCGCCACGTCGCCGGCGCGTTCCGCGCCCAACAGGCCCGCGAGCTCCCACACGAGCATCGTGGTGGAGGCGGCGTCGGGATCGACGTATACGAGGTCGGTCATAGTGGAGTCCACCGCATGGTGGTCGACCGTAACCGTCAGATCGCAGCCCTCGAGCAGCGCGGCGGCCGCCTCTCCGATGCGTTCGCGAGTAGGGACGTCCACCGCGACGAACGTGCGGGCGATGCCGTCGAACGAAGCCGCCGGAACCAGCTCGGCCGCGCCCGGCAGGAAGCCAAGACGCTCGTCGATGGGCTCGTCTTTCGCGAGCAAGCAGGTCACGCGCTTGCCAAGACCCTTGAGCGCCGCCGCCAAACCGAGCTGGGAGCCCAGGCAGTCGCCGTCAGGGCTCACATGCCCGCAGATGATGAAATCGTCGCGCGACCTCAGCGCTTCGGCTATCGCGCCGAGGTCGGTGTTCGTCTGGGGCGTGACCGCCATGGAGCCTCCCTATTCGCCTTCGGATGCCTGCTGAGCCTGCGCCTCGCGGTCGGCCATGATATCGGC from Eggerthella lenta DSM 2243 includes the following:
- the truB gene encoding tRNA pseudouridine(55) synthase TruB, which translates into the protein MPRVKRGLSGLSLVVGVNKPAGMSSHDVVNRCRSIFGERRVGHTGTLDPMATGVLPICVGPATRLGAYLTGHDKRYRVSIAFGAGTDTDDAAGTVVRTGEVPDRVLDPEFAAAFVASLVGRRKQMPPAYSAIKVNGKKSYEAARAGNIIDLAPRDIEVYDARLLGVHEGDGEELPSWDVSFEVSKGTYIRSLARDAGVALGCPAHVAALERTELGLLTLEECVSLETLADLKDRAALDPVRLLGVRFSYAQGDLAKKVANGAQLPAAELPLFERRRTTSAIEMCACTAGVRESCEPPRDGELVAVLTDNKLVALYAYDEGRARFETRCVFQTGVSRGRDI
- a CDS encoding DHH family phosphoesterase, encoding MAVTPQTNTDLGAIAEALRSRDDFIICGHVSPDGDCLGSQLGLAAALKGLGKRVTCLLAKDEPIDERLGFLPGAAELVPAASFDGIARTFVAVDVPTRERIGEAAAALLEGCDLTVTVDHHAVDSTMTDLVYVDPDAASTTMLVWELAGLLGAERAGDVAQCCYTGLVTDTGRFQYQNTDAAAMRAASEMVEAGADPASVSRAIFQNRTLPSVRLEGIAVERMTFGAGGAYALSWLSCDDFEATGAVKADAEPIIDALRSVAGVRVACMLREQGDVVRGSLRAKDDTDVAAVARSFGGGGHVAAAGFTLSCTLDEARRLVDEALAATFASDEEGACRA